The Aedes aegypti strain LVP_AGWG chromosome 3, AaegL5.0 Primary Assembly, whole genome shotgun sequence genome contains a region encoding:
- the LOC5576697 gene encoding uncharacterized protein LOC5576697 isoform X2 has protein sequence MLRLQTLFSFLSLLAIAIATHYECLPYPVASLCRIEFISYHPGDQVSFPTGYQQYQIKSSPSAKMISSKVKTFDSELYEAMHRPSSIEMTNTEMQTLILPAELSMGDFSNNHITLVNLSNPENYQITYLDLSSNSLTNIDFISRLVNLEVLLLESNTMDHIPSSALRPLTKLKYLYLEYNYFTSFPWNALPSSMIHLDCYFGSITTAEFSRISVPSLGYLNLQYNSLSTINVTDLLQAAPKLKEAHLYNSHIDSLEMSRIFAELKAHNVSFDEKYDMCNTDDNYERKFGICVHRRPEESTVSIGKAVLLSSLVIVTAVLFLYIVLVVFRHMNR, from the exons ATGCTGCGATTGCAAACATTATTTTC GTTTCTCTCATTGCTGGCCATAGCAATTGCTACCCACTATGAATGCCTTCCGTATCCGGTGGCTTCCTTGTGCAGAATTGAATTCATTTCCTACCATCCGGGCGATCAAGTTAGCTTTCCTACAGGCTACCAGCAATATCAGATCAAATCGTCACCATCTGCAAAAATGATCTCTTCCAAAGTGAAAACATTCGACAGTGAGCTCTACGAAGCCATGCACCGTCCTTCGAGTATTGAGATGACTAATACGGAAATGCAGACTCTGATATTGCCTGCTGAATTGTCGATGGGAGATTTTAGCAATAATCACATTACTTTGGTGAATTTATCCAATCCAGAAAATTACCAAATCACCTATCTGGATCTGTCGTCTAATAGTTTAACCAACATAGATTTCATCAGTCGTTTAGTGAACTTGGAAGTATTACTTCTGGAGAGTAACACTATGGATCACATTCCGAGTTCGGCACTGCGCCCGCTaacaaaactcaaatatctatATCTCGAATACAACTATTTCACGTCATTCCCTTGGAATGCTCTGCCTAGCAGCATGATCCACCTCGATTGCTATTTTGGCAGCATTACGACAGCGGAGTTTTCCAGAATTAGCGTTCCATCGTTGGGGTACCTGAATCTTCAGTATAACTCGCTTTCAACGATCAACGTAACTGATCTGCTACAGGCTGCTCCCAAACTTAAGGAAGCCCATCTGTACAATAGTCATATAGATAGTCTTGAAATGAGTAGGATATTTGCCGAACTAAAGGCGCACAACGTCAGCTTTGACGAAAAGTATGATATGTGTAACACTGATGACAATTATGAGAGGAAATTTGGAATTTGCGTCCACAGACGACCAGAGGAATCAACCGTAAGCATCGGTAAAGCTGTACTGCTTTCGAGCCTAGTAATCGTAACTGCCGTGCTATTTCTATACATTGTACTAGTGGTGTTTAGACACATGAACCGATGA
- the LOC5576697 gene encoding uncharacterized protein LOC5576697 isoform X1 has translation MLRLQTFLPFLSLLAIAIATHYECLPYPVASLCRIEFISYHPGDQVSFPTGYQQYQIKSSPSAKMISSKVKTFDSELYEAMHRPSSIEMTNTEMQTLILPAELSMGDFSNNHITLVNLSNPENYQITYLDLSSNSLTNIDFISRLVNLEVLLLESNTMDHIPSSALRPLTKLKYLYLEYNYFTSFPWNALPSSMIHLDCYFGSITTAEFSRISVPSLGYLNLQYNSLSTINVTDLLQAAPKLKEAHLYNSHIDSLEMSRIFAELKAHNVSFDEKYDMCNTDDNYERKFGICVHRRPEESTVSIGKAVLLSSLVIVTAVLFLYIVLVVFRHMNR, from the exons ATGCTGCGATTGCAAACATTCCTTCC GTTTCTCTCATTGCTGGCCATAGCAATTGCTACCCACTATGAATGCCTTCCGTATCCGGTGGCTTCCTTGTGCAGAATTGAATTCATTTCCTACCATCCGGGCGATCAAGTTAGCTTTCCTACAGGCTACCAGCAATATCAGATCAAATCGTCACCATCTGCAAAAATGATCTCTTCCAAAGTGAAAACATTCGACAGTGAGCTCTACGAAGCCATGCACCGTCCTTCGAGTATTGAGATGACTAATACGGAAATGCAGACTCTGATATTGCCTGCTGAATTGTCGATGGGAGATTTTAGCAATAATCACATTACTTTGGTGAATTTATCCAATCCAGAAAATTACCAAATCACCTATCTGGATCTGTCGTCTAATAGTTTAACCAACATAGATTTCATCAGTCGTTTAGTGAACTTGGAAGTATTACTTCTGGAGAGTAACACTATGGATCACATTCCGAGTTCGGCACTGCGCCCGCTaacaaaactcaaatatctatATCTCGAATACAACTATTTCACGTCATTCCCTTGGAATGCTCTGCCTAGCAGCATGATCCACCTCGATTGCTATTTTGGCAGCATTACGACAGCGGAGTTTTCCAGAATTAGCGTTCCATCGTTGGGGTACCTGAATCTTCAGTATAACTCGCTTTCAACGATCAACGTAACTGATCTGCTACAGGCTGCTCCCAAACTTAAGGAAGCCCATCTGTACAATAGTCATATAGATAGTCTTGAAATGAGTAGGATATTTGCCGAACTAAAGGCGCACAACGTCAGCTTTGACGAAAAGTATGATATGTGTAACACTGATGACAATTATGAGAGGAAATTTGGAATTTGCGTCCACAGACGACCAGAGGAATCAACCGTAAGCATCGGTAAAGCTGTACTGCTTTCGAGCCTAGTAATCGTAACTGCCGTGCTATTTCTATACATTGTACTAGTGGTGTTTAGACACATGAACCGATGA
- the LOC110677693 gene encoding leucine-rich repeat-containing protein 23-like produces the protein MQLKLIWFQLLFANAFAVHYQCLPYPMASVCIVEYISYRPGDVITFPTGYQQYQVKESRSKRETVSRVTAFDEVLYKAMHQPSIIEMASVHMEKLVLPPTLLLGDFAYNDIHSVNVSHAQTYQVSSLDFRDSKLTNIDFVASLVNLEMLHLERNKIRTIPGSILRLLTKLKHLYLQGNSFETIPWTDLPCGLIHLDSFWSSVKSVDFSNVSLPSLEYLNIRDNQLTAINVTALLLAAPKLKEVYLYNRQIDEFRMDAIKAELTSNNISYVENYVYPECFHDDNHEYVNGKCVKLKDFRLAPVSHCCSLSWSSEWPRYVCTSGWWSLGT, from the exons ATGCAGCTAAAGCTAATTTG GTTTCAGCTACTGTTTGCAAACGCATTTGCCGTCCACTACCAGTGCCTTCCGTATCCAATGGCTTCAGTGTGCATTGTTGAGTACATATCGTACCGTCCTGGCGATGTGATCACGTTTCCCACAGGCTACCAGCAGTATCAAGTTAAAGAATCACGCTCCAAGAGAGAGACGGTATCACGAGTGACCGCTTTCGATGAAGTGCTCTATAAAGCAATGCATCAACCATCGATTATTGAGATGGCCAGCGTTCATATGGAAAAACTGGTATTGCCACCAACGTTGCTGCTAGGAGATTTTGCCTACAACGACATACACTCCGTAAATGTATCACACGCACAGACCTACCAAGTCTCCTCTCTCGATTTCCGAGATAGCAAGTTGACCAATATCGACTTTGTGGCCAGTCTTGTGAACCTGGAAATGCTACACTTGGAGAGAAACAAAATCCGCACTATTCCCGGTTCTATTCTGCGTCTGCTTACGAAGCTCAAGCATCTGTACCTCCAGGGCAACTCTTTCGAAACGATCCCATGGACCGATTTGCCTTGTGGACTGATCCATTTGGATAGCTTTTGGAGTTCGGTCAAATCGGTTGACTTCAGCAACGTCAGTCTTCCTTCGTTGGAATATTTGAACATTCGGGACAACCAGTTAACGGCGATCAACGTAACTGCCCTGCTACTGGCTGCCCCAAAACTCAAGGAAGTCTATTTGTACAATAGGCAAATCGATGAGTTCCGAATGGATGCGATAAAAGCCGAGTTAACATCGAACAACATTAGCTATGTGGAGAATTATGTGTACCCAGAGTGCTTTCACGATGATAACCACGAATATGTGAATGGAAAGTGTGTCAAGCTAAAAGACTTCCGGTTAGCACCGGTAAGTCATTGCTGCTCTCTTTCTTGGTCATCGGAGTGGCCTCGATATGTGTGTACTTCGGGCTGGTGGTCTTTAGGCACATGA
- the LOC5576698 gene encoding uncharacterized protein LOC5576698: MQLKLIWFQLLFANAFAVHYQCLPYPMASVCIVEYISYRPGDVITFPTGYQQYQVKESRSKRETVSRVTAFDEVLYKAMHQPSIIEMASVHMEKLVLPPTLLLGDFAYNDIHSVNVSHAQTYQVSSLDFRDSKLTNIDFVASLVNLEMLHLERNKIRTIPGSILRLLTKLKHLYLQGNSFETIPWTDLPCGLIHLDSFWSSVKSVDFSNVSLPSLEYLNIRDNQLTAINVTALLLAAPKLKEVYLYNRQIDEFRMDAIKAELTSNNISYVENYVYPECFHDDNHEYVNGKCVKLKDLPVSTGKSLLLSFLVIGVASICVYFGLVVFRHMNQ, translated from the exons ATGCAGCTAAAGCTAATTTG GTTTCAGCTACTGTTTGCAAACGCATTTGCCGTCCACTACCAGTGCCTTCCGTATCCAATGGCTTCAGTGTGCATTGTTGAGTACATATCGTACCGTCCTGGCGATGTGATCACGTTTCCCACAGGCTACCAGCAGTATCAAGTTAAAGAATCACGCTCCAAGAGAGAGACGGTATCACGAGTGACCGCTTTCGATGAAGTGCTCTATAAAGCAATGCATCAACCATCGATTATTGAGATGGCCAGCGTTCATATGGAAAAACTGGTATTGCCACCAACGTTGCTGCTAGGAGATTTTGCCTACAACGACATACACTCCGTAAATGTATCACACGCACAGACCTACCAAGTCTCCTCTCTCGATTTCCGAGATAGCAAGTTGACCAATATCGACTTTGTGGCCAGTCTTGTGAACCTGGAAATGCTACACTTGGAGAGAAACAAAATCCGCACTATTCCCGGTTCTATTCTGCGTCTGCTTACGAAGCTCAAGCATCTGTACCTCCAGGGCAACTCTTTCGAAACGATCCCATGGACCGATTTGCCTTGTGGACTGATCCATTTGGATAGCTTTTGGAGTTCGGTCAAATCGGTTGACTTCAGCAACGTCAGTCTTCCTTCGTTGGAATATTTGAACATTCGGGACAACCAGTTAACGGCGATCAACGTAACTGCCCTGCTACTGGCTGCCCCAAAACTCAAGGAAGTCTATTTGTACAATAGGCAAATCGATGAGTTCCGAATGGATGCGATAAAAGCCGAGTTAACATCGAACAACATTAGCTATGTGGAGAATTATGTGTACCCAGAGTGCTTTCACGATGATAACCACGAATATGTGAATGGAAAGTGTGTCAAGCTAAAAGATCTTCCGGTTAGCACCGGTAAGTCATTGCTGCTCTCTTTCTTGGTCATCGGAGTGGCCTCGATATGTGTGTACTTCGGGCTGGTGGTCTTTAGGCACATGAATCAATGA